In Fusobacterium canifelinum, a genomic segment contains:
- a CDS encoding spore photoproduct lyase family protein, with translation MLYIVTALYIEAKPLISLFNLKKDNTYTKFQVFSNENTKLIISGTGKIKSATALTYLISNKDIKENDYIINIGFIASSNDNSQLGEIVYISKIQNAYSDTTFYPEMIYKHNFLEGSLTTFDKIIESKIENVEYIDMEAYGFFQTASIFFKRDKIIILKIISDILKESIEDRILFNYRDENIFGESYKKICEFLLKFINMPDDNKNNFNNNEQDLIKKVLENLKLSDTMTYEFFNILKYLKIKCGNIDILKKYEDIEVNSKVQGKKIFEKIKNFSKLNNKVEIERKTINNKNSNLFNNRFSHIYVEKKILNNKNTLEILSKFKDVKIIEIDNYKEVFSSNNQDFHLQKLGQKLILASNKPNMIYEGAVVCESFENDNFYYTSSIINCVYDCEYCYLQGVYSSGNIVIFVDIEKVFEEVEELYNKLKTLYLCVSYDTDLLAIESICAFSEKWYYFIKDKKDLKIELRTKSGNIDKFLNLKPLDNFIIAFTLSPENIALRNEKYTASFKNRVKAIKELQEKGWKVRICIDPLIYSDNFEKNYSEMIEYLFNEIDKEKVIDISIGVFRISKEYLKKMRNQNQNSEILYYPFECIDGVYTYSNEIKSYMINFIKEQFLKYININKIYI, from the coding sequence ATGTTATATATAGTAACAGCATTATATATTGAAGCAAAACCTTTAATATCATTATTTAATTTAAAAAAAGATAATACTTATACAAAATTTCAAGTGTTTTCAAATGAAAATACAAAATTAATTATAAGTGGTACAGGTAAAATAAAATCTGCCACTGCTTTAACATACTTAATTTCAAATAAAGATATTAAAGAGAATGATTATATAATAAATATTGGTTTTATAGCAAGTTCAAATGATAATTCTCAATTAGGAGAGATAGTATATATCTCAAAAATTCAAAATGCTTATTCAGATACAACTTTCTATCCTGAAATGATTTATAAACATAATTTCTTAGAAGGAAGTTTGACTACTTTTGATAAAATAATTGAAAGTAAAATTGAAAATGTAGAATACATAGATATGGAAGCCTATGGTTTTTTTCAAACAGCTTCTATTTTTTTTAAAAGAGATAAAATTATTATCTTGAAGATAATATCTGATATATTAAAAGAAAGTATTGAAGATAGAATTTTATTTAATTATAGAGATGAAAATATATTTGGTGAAAGCTATAAAAAAATTTGTGAGTTTCTATTAAAATTTATTAATATGCCAGATGATAATAAAAATAATTTCAATAATAATGAACAAGATTTGATAAAAAAAGTATTAGAAAATTTAAAATTAAGTGATACAATGACTTATGAGTTTTTTAATATACTAAAATACCTTAAAATAAAATGTGGAAATATTGATATATTAAAAAAATATGAAGATATTGAAGTAAATTCAAAAGTTCAAGGAAAGAAAATTTTTGAGAAAATAAAAAATTTTAGTAAGTTAAATAATAAAGTTGAAATTGAAAGAAAAACTATAAATAACAAAAATTCTAACTTATTTAATAATAGATTTTCTCATATCTATGTTGAAAAGAAAATTTTAAATAATAAAAATACTTTGGAAATATTATCTAAATTTAAAGATGTGAAGATAATAGAAATTGATAACTATAAAGAAGTATTTTCGAGTAATAATCAGGACTTTCATTTACAAAAATTAGGACAAAAATTAATTCTTGCTTCTAATAAGCCTAATATGATTTATGAAGGTGCAGTGGTTTGTGAAAGTTTTGAAAATGATAATTTTTATTACACTTCTTCTATAATAAACTGTGTCTATGATTGTGAATATTGTTATCTTCAAGGAGTTTATTCTTCTGGAAATATAGTTATTTTTGTTGATATTGAAAAAGTTTTTGAAGAAGTTGAAGAGCTATATAATAAATTAAAAACTTTATATCTTTGTGTATCTTATGATACAGATTTACTTGCAATAGAAAGTATTTGTGCTTTTTCTGAGAAATGGTATTATTTTATTAAAGATAAAAAAGATTTGAAAATTGAGTTGAGAACAAAATCAGGAAATATTGATAAATTTTTAAATTTAAAACCTTTGGATAATTTTATAATTGCTTTTACATTATCTCCTGAAAATATTGCTTTAAGAAATGAAAAATATACAGCTAGTTTTAAAAATAGAGTAAAAGCTATTAAAGAATTACAAGAAAAGGGCTGGAAAGTTAGAATTTGTATTGACCCTTTGATATATAGTGATAATTTTGAAAAAAATTATAGTGAAATGATAGAATATTTATTTAATGAAATAGACAAAGAAAAAGTTATTGATATAAGTATTGGAGTATTTAGAATTTCCAAAGAATATTTGAAAAAGATGAGAAACCAAAATCAAAATTCAGAAATTTTATACTATCCTTTTGAGTGCATTGATGGAGTTTATACATATTCTAATGAAATAAAATCATATATGATAAACTTTATTAAAGAACAATTTTTAAAATATATTAATATAAATAAGATTTATATATAA
- a CDS encoding DUF6138 family protein, which translates to MDKILKEKIINDIFDGIDKIVESQHKNHPNESSYSICRIQEGYNDYLKINFMKGKINYFRNDFDWDTTPDLKITCEELREVKRDDFVEKIVPEIKSKFEEIFFKYKDSFLFRYKFLLILEFEGEEGLLKDRTYSEEFYIENKERKEELKSKMENYIKEVIFEEKKAIKDDRECVVFVGNLFDFNLMNYSENHLIEIIEKILQVMKSVKNRKLEKEIQHDILYHLREWVDDIFLKLEPKKVTEEQIELYIYKALFQIKYGTYSRDTKNGCDDLKNAMDKYHSEKAKQYLEKGTGTLPDELIYYKDENLECKANDVLATVNIKIKNEVTKSYEKALDFIINLLSNGFPHSYEIKFSSKSEKEFLNIKGLAKSSTHRFFRRILDFPELYGKLEIYAKTAMKEFEWYQDLSEESEKSCLPGSYAVFGLGLYNEKFFPLIEEYYSKVDDEHQLVHQYFIEALIDRYGVTEKSLPIIFEGFLSGQFDKVFKNLAKLMKDEANKKLLIKELENFDKYEKETILYSIWGDKWKKIFKE; encoded by the coding sequence ATGGATAAAATTTTAAAAGAAAAAATAATAAATGATATTTTTGATGGAATAGATAAGATAGTTGAAAGTCAACATAAAAATCATCCTAATGAAAGTTCATATTCTATTTGTAGAATACAAGAGGGTTATAATGATTACTTAAAAATTAATTTTATGAAAGGAAAAATTAATTATTTTAGAAATGATTTTGATTGGGATACTACTCCTGATTTAAAAATAACTTGTGAAGAATTAAGAGAAGTCAAAAGAGATGATTTTGTTGAAAAAATTGTCCCAGAAATAAAATCAAAATTTGAAGAAATATTCTTTAAATATAAAGATAGTTTTTTATTTCGTTATAAGTTTTTATTAATTCTTGAATTTGAGGGAGAAGAAGGTTTATTAAAAGATAGAACTTATAGTGAAGAATTTTATATTGAAAACAAAGAAAGAAAAGAAGAACTGAAATCTAAAATGGAAAATTACATTAAAGAAGTCATTTTTGAAGAAAAGAAAGCTATTAAAGATGATAGAGAATGTGTTGTTTTTGTTGGAAATCTTTTTGATTTTAACTTAATGAACTATTCAGAAAATCACTTAATTGAAATTATAGAAAAAATTTTACAAGTGATGAAATCAGTTAAAAATAGAAAATTAGAAAAGGAAATTCAACATGATATTCTTTATCATTTAAGAGAATGGGTTGATGATATTTTTCTTAAATTAGAACCTAAAAAAGTTACAGAAGAACAAATAGAATTATATATTTATAAGGCACTTTTTCAAATAAAATATGGAACTTATAGCCGCGATACTAAAAATGGTTGTGATGATTTAAAAAATGCTATGGATAAATATCATTCTGAAAAAGCTAAACAATATTTAGAAAAAGGAACTGGTACTTTACCTGATGAATTAATTTACTATAAAGATGAAAATTTAGAATGTAAGGCTAATGATGTACTTGCGACAGTAAACATTAAAATCAAAAATGAAGTTACTAAATCTTATGAAAAAGCTTTGGATTTCATAATAAATCTATTAAGTAATGGTTTCCCACATAGTTACGAAATTAAATTTTCTTCAAAATCTGAAAAAGAATTTTTAAACATAAAAGGACTTGCTAAATCTTCAACTCATAGATTTTTTAGAAGAATTTTAGATTTTCCAGAACTATATGGTAAATTAGAAATTTATGCAAAAACAGCTATGAAAGAATTTGAATGGTATCAAGATCTCTCAGAAGAAAGTGAAAAAAGTTGTTTACCTGGAAGCTATGCTGTTTTTGGTTTAGGTTTATATAATGAAAAATTTTTTCCTTTAATTGAGGAATACTATTCAAAAGTAGATGATGAACATCAATTGGTGCATCAATATTTTATTGAAGCTTTAATTGACAGATATGGAGTTACAGAAAAATCGTTGCCTATAATTTTTGAAGGTTTTTTATCAGGACAGTTTGATAAAGTATTTAAAAATTTAGCAAAACTAATGAAAGATGAAGCAAATAAAAAACTTCTAATAAAAGAA
- a CDS encoding type II toxin-antitoxin system RelB/DinJ family antitoxin — MATLTINTDEKTAENFYTFCEELGLDISTAMTLFMKTCLREQRIPFELKVAKKEVVQNIKTKPATIEELLENYDI, encoded by the coding sequence ATGGCTACATTAACAATTAATACAGATGAAAAAACAGCTGAAAATTTTTATACTTTTTGTGAAGAACTAGGTTTAGATATTTCAACAGCAATGACATTATTTATGAAGACTTGTTTGAGAGAACAAAGAATTCCTTTTGAACTTAAAGTAGCAAAAAAAGAAGTTGTTCAAAATATAAAAACAAAACCTGCTACAATAGAAGAACTATTAGAAAATTATGATATATAA
- a CDS encoding MmcQ/YjbR family DNA-binding protein produces MRELKDFIKDKKIDLKKLEEFGFKLIDNSCYYHTFLLKNQFKMSVKISLDNSIFTEIIDTETTEPYILHLLEIKRSGYSEKVYKAYCEVLEKIKKECFEDEIFKANYTKEIINYIKNKYGDKLEFLWEKSPKNAVIRKKSPKKWYAAILTISKRKIGLDSDEKIEIINLHNSPEEIEKLIDNKKYFPAYHMNKKHWCTICLDGTVELKKIYKLIDISYKLAK; encoded by the coding sequence ATGAGAGAACTAAAAGATTTTATTAAAGATAAAAAAATAGATTTGAAAAAGCTTGAAGAATTCGGTTTTAAATTAATAGATAATTCTTGTTACTACCATACTTTTTTATTAAAAAATCAATTTAAAATGTCTGTTAAAATTAGTTTAGATAATTCAATTTTTACTGAAATTATTGATACAGAAACTACTGAACCTTATATTTTACATCTTTTAGAAATAAAAAGAAGTGGTTATAGTGAAAAAGTATATAAGGCATATTGTGAAGTTTTAGAAAAAATAAAAAAAGAATGCTTTGAAGATGAAATATTTAAAGCTAACTATACAAAAGAAATTATTAATTATATCAAAAATAAGTATGGAGATAAATTGGAATTTCTATGGGAAAAATCTCCTAAAAATGCAGTTATTCGTAAAAAATCTCCTAAAAAATGGTATGCAGCAATATTGACTATATCTAAAAGAAAAATTGGCTTAGATAGTGATGAAAAGATTGAAATAATTAATTTACATAATAGTCCAGAAGAAATTGAAAAACTTATAGATAATAAAAAATACTTTCCAGCCTATCATATGAATAAAAAACATTGGTGTACAATTTGTCTTGATGGAACAGTAGAACTTAAAAAAATTTATAAGTTGATAGATATTAGTTATAAATTGGCAAAGTAA